TGTCGGACACCAAGAATGGATGGTGGAGATAAGGAGAGTTTGGTTTTGAGTGTTGTGGGAGTGAAGACTCGAGGGATGGTTAGAAGGAGAGAAGAGGGGGGTGAAGCTTCCATTGGGGAAAGAGTCCTCAGATCGTCCAAGAAGAAGAGAGATCAATAGAGAACTTTCTATTGATTTAGCTTTAGTAAATATTATTTATTGGATTGTTTTGTAACAATGTAGGTAAAGCAAGGGATGTGAAATTTCTTATTTTCGTTTTTGTTATTTGTCATCCTAGAAATGAGGTTGATCAAAGGATCCACCAAAATACTCGGACAAAGGCTATTTCTCTCTTTTTGTCTGATCAATGTTTTATATTTTGCACAAGCATATACGCCCATGTTTGATTCTTCTTTGTCTGATCCCACAAGCATCACATTGATGTGATACGGCCTCTGACAAAAACATGTTGCAGAGAGCAGCGAGCAATGCGTATTCATGGTGGTGGGCCAGCCACATCCGTACAAAGCAATCCAAATGGCTCGAACACAATCTTCAAGGTACGTTCTATTTTTCCTTGTTCTTGATCATGTGTGTGTGCCCATTGTTTAATCTCACTAAACAAAGAATCCTCTTGTGATTTAGATATGGAAGAAAAAGTTGAGTATACACTTAAGATCATAGATGAAGATGGAGACACTTTCGCCAGAAGAGCTGACATGTATTACCGTAAGAGACCAGAGATTGTTAGTTTCGTGGAGGAGGCTTTTCGATCATACCGTGCATTAGCTGAACGCTATGATCATTTGTCTAGAGAGCTTCAAAGCGCAAACCGCACAATCGCCACTGCTTTTCCTGAACATGTTCAGTTTCCTCTGGAGGAAGATGAAACTGAAGATTACGAAGGCAATCCACGGAAACAACCGCATCTTCATCTGATTCCCAAGGGAAGCAACATCCCTCAAGTCCCGGAGATGCCAATGAAAGAATTCAGGAGTCAGTCTATGATGTTGTCAAGAAAAGGACCAGCTGGTCTGAAGAGAACAGTATCTTCCGCTTTAGCAAAGCGGGAAGCGGCGGTTTTGAGTTCTGGATTGAGTAAAGAAGAAGGGTTGGAGGAGATTGATAACCTTCAGAAGGGGATCTTGGCGTTGCAGACGGAGAAAGAGTTTGTGAGGAGCTCATATGAGGAGTCTTATGAGAGGTACTGGGATTTGGAGAATGAAGTTACTGAGATGCAGAAGAGAGTTTGTAGCTTACAAGATGAGTTTGGTCTTGGTGCTGCCATTGATGATAGTGACGCTAGGACATTGATGGCGAGCACCGCCTTGAGCTCTTGTAAGGACACACTAGCTAAGCTTGAAGAGAAACAGAAGCAATCTGTTGAAGAAGCAGAGATTGAGAAGGAAAGAATCACCACTGCTAAAGAGAGGTTTTATGCCTTGAGGAACAAGTTTGAGAAACCCGAAAGTGATGATCATGATAAGTTTATTAAGACAGAAGCAAAAGTAGATGTGGTTCAAGAATCGAGGTACGAATCTGAGAGAGAAGATTCAAATGAGAATCTAACTGTTGTGAAGCTTGCAGAGAAGATTGATGATCTTGTGCAGAAGATTGTTTCGTTGGAGAGCAATGCTTCGTCTCACACTGCATTAGTGAAGACATTAAGATCAGAGACAGATGGTTTACATGAACATATACGTGGTCTAGAGGAGGACAAGGCGTCTCTTGTTTCAGATTCCACGGATATGAAACAGAGGATAGCAGTTCTTGAAAAGGAGCTGAGTGAAGTTAGAAAGCTATTCCAAAAGGTAGAACATCAGAACAAGAGTCTACAGAAACAATTCAAGGAAGCCAATTGGACTGCTGATGATTTATCTGGCAAGTTACAAGATGTGAAGATGGATGAAGATGTCGAAGGAGCCGGAATTTTCCAGGAATTGCCAGCTGTTTCAGGATCAGAAGATTATCTGAAGTCAATCTCGAAGGAGACGGAAAGTGAAAGTAGTGTTGAAGACAGGAAGAAACATGCCATTGTAGTTAAAGATAGTGAAGACACTGAAGGAGCTCAAGAAGAGAGACCTGAGACTAAAGATTCCTTTGCTTTGTCAGAAACAGCAAGCACTTATTTTGGAACAGAAGGAGAAGAACTGGTAACAGAAGACGAAGATGAAGAGACACCAAACTGGAGACAGTTGTTACCAGATGGCATGGAGGACAGAGAGAAGGTTCTGTTAGATGATTACACATCAGTGCTAAGGGACTACAGAGGAGTAAAGAGAAAGTTAGGCGAAGTCGAGAAGAAGAACCGAGAAGGATTCTTCGAGCTGGCATTACAGTTAAGAGAACTCAAGAATGCTGTTGCTTACAAAGACGTAGAGATTCAGTCTTTACGCCAAAAACTAGGCACGCTAGAGAAAGACTCTCCGCATGAAGTAGAAGAAAATAACCAGATGGAACATGATCAAGGACAGCATGAAAGTGTGAGCATTTCACCAACTTCTAATTTTTCGGTTTCCACTACACCGCATCATCAAGTAGGAGAGGTGAAGAGAATACCAGAAAGGACAAATTCAGATGAGGTTAGGGTGAAATTTGCAGACGTTGATGATAGCCCGAGAACAAAGATTCCAGCTGTGGAAGACAAAGTGCGTGCAGATATCGACGCTGTCTTGGAAGAGAATCTAGAGTTCTGGTTAAGATTTAGCACATCGGTGCATCAGATACAGAAGTTCCAGACAACAGTTCAGGATTTGAAGTCAGAGCTAACGAAGCTGAAAATCGAAAGCAAACAACAGCAAGAATCTTCAAGAAGCAAGCACGCAGCTGCATCAGAGGCAAAACCTATCTATAGACACCTAAGAGAAATTCGAACAGAGCTGCAGTTGTGGCTAGAAAACAGTGCAGTTCTTAAAGACGAACTCCAAGGAAGGTTTGCATCGCTAGCTAATATACAAGAAGAAATCGGAAGAGTCACGGCTCACTCGGGTGGTAGTAAAGTAAGTGATTCAGAGATTAGCAGTTACCAAGCTGCAAAGTTCCATGGAGAGATACTTAACATGAAACAAGAGAACAAAAGGGTTTCAAGCGAACTTCAATCGGGTCTTGATCGTGTAAGAGTGTTGAAGACAGACGTAGAGAGAATTCTAAGTAAACTGGAAGAGGATATTGGGATCTCAAGTGCAACAGAAGCAAGGACAACTCCGAGCAAGAGCTCTTCGAGTGGAAAAGCGAGGATTCCATTAAGGTCATTCTTGTTTGGTGTCAAGTTAAAGAAGCAGACAAAACAGAAGCAAGCTTCAGCATCTCTCTTCTCCTGTGTTAGTCCATTTCCAGCTCCGCAACAAGAGTCTAGTTAGGTTAAACCTGGAAAGCTCCTCCCTGAATAATCAATCAAGTCATGTGTCTGTTACTTTCCTTTCCTTTTAGTTCCTTGTTTTCTAGCTTTACTGTCTTTGTACCCAAACTATTGCTTTAAATCAAACTGTATCTTCTTTCTGCTTTACTGTTTTCTACTAGACCTCAAAAATCTCTTTGGACTAAGTAGTGAGTATTACTACTGTACATTATCGTACTCCGGTCCTAAGAAAACACAAGAATAAAAGCACTAAAACAATGCACGAAATATAAACTACGACCCCTTCTTCTCGGTCCCTGTAACGGTTGCAACATCCGGACTTTTCCCTTCACTTTCTTCACCCTTGGATTTTGATTCAGCCTCAGCCACCACAAGCGGTGAAACCGTGGTACTACTCTCTTTTTCAGATGGTCTAGCCAACTAACTTTTCTCGGTACCACTACCAACTTCAGTCTGAGGTACTTGGGTATGCTTAGGCAAAAGACTAGGAGTCTCCACCTTTGCAGCCACCGGTTTTGCTGTGGTAATCACTGAGTTCGTTGAGATGGCTTTATTTGATTGAAGTGTTGGTGTAACCATGGGGTTTGCTCTGTTTCCCTGTGTCTGCACACCAACAGGCTTGCAAGTAGCAGTAACTCCCGCTCCCGCATTTGGCTTTTGTGGAATTACATTAGCCGCAGGAACTCTCTGTGTAGGGGCCAATCTTGACGACGCAAAACCAGGAGATGGATTATTCTGGATTGTAGGCCCTTTGGAGAAAGGAGCCATAGGTGAAGAAGATAGCACGTGTCTTGGGCTTCCTGTAACTGCATTCCTTACATTCGAAGGTCCGGCGGCAGCAACACTCTTTACTGGCTCAGCCTTCGATGCTGATATAATACTTGACGGACCAGGCAAAGACACCGCAGAAGCGGCTTTTACAGCCTCAGCATTTGGTGCTGATATAGTACCTGACGGACGCGGCAAAAAGGCTACCGGAGCGGTTTTAAAAGGCTCAGCCTTTGATGCTGATATAACGCCTAATGGACGAGGCAAAATGGCTGCTGAAGCGGTTTTGACAGGCACAACATTCGGTGCTGATGATATACCTGATGGACGAGGGAAAGAGGCTGCAGAAGCGGCTTTTACACGCTCAGCATTCAGTGCTGATGATATACCAGATGGACGAGGAAAAGACGTTGCAGAAGGGGAAGCATTCTTTACGGGTTCAGCATTCAGTGCTGATGATATAGCTGATGGGCGAGGGAAAGAAGCTGCGGCAGGGGAAGCCTTTATTACGGGCTCAACCTTTGGCACTGATGCAGTAGTTGCCAGGCCAGACATACAGGCTGCCGCAGCTACTGAATTAGCTGTTACCATTAGTGCTGATCTCGAAGTGGAATTTGCTGTTGTTTTCTTTGCAGGTACTCGAGATTTTGTAGTTGGAATCGATGTTGCTACCCGGGGGGTTGCTTGAACTACTGGCTGAGACTGTTGTTGACCTTGCAATGAATTACCATTGTTGGCACCATTGGCTTGTGCTCCCGTGATGGTACCTGATGTACGCACTGGAGGTATGCCTAAACAAACAGTCATATGACAAAGCTAACTCAGAGAAGTGTTGGGACTTGAACAATCTAAGAAAGTATATTATAACATAACCAGAGCCTAGACGAACTTATAAATAATAGAATTAGCTAGAAAGGATCTTCTGTTAGCCATACCTACTGCAGCCTTTTTTGAGGGAACTCGATTTCCCACTGCCAAAGATAATGCACGATTAGCTGCCATTTGTTCTTCTGTTCTGTGTAGGCCAGATTGGGTAGAAGAGTTTGAAGTATCACCCCTTTTCCTTAAAAATCCCCACCGCTGCAAATAAGAAAATTCAGTTTGTTACCACCAACACGATGAAAGAAATATGCTATATACAAAAACCATCATAGATAACTCATCCAAAATAGTCCTCGTAAATCTTTCTTCACACTACTATACCTGACACCATCAAATATAATTTGACGAGAAAAAAACAAAAATGGTGACAGGAAAGAATGCATAAACTACACAAGAACGCTCATTCATGCTGACACAAGAGGATGCACAAAGTATATGGAGATTATTCAAAAATATGAAACAAATCAGCTAAGTAAAATTACAACCTGCGAGAGTTGTGAGACTGTTCTCTCTCCTTCAAATTCTTCCTTAGAAATAGTCACCCAGCTTCCTTCACCATGTCGTTTCACAGCAGCGATCAGCTCCTCATCCTCCTCAGCTGACCATTTTTTCCTTTTCTTACGAGCAGCCACGCTACTGGCTAGCCCATTTCCATTATGTCCCTCAGCTGCTTTCTGAAGGGAAATAGGAAAGGTGATATTCATCCCTTTAGACGACCAATACGAGTCTGATGGTTCCTGAGGCCCCCTGTGCCCATAAGGTATATTTATGGTCAAGGGAGCCTCAAAAGTTGAGTCTTCAGGAATGTCTAAATCACTTGGCACAAAGGAAGAAGCAATCACCTAAAACGGAGATAAATCAGGAAACTTAGCATTTGAATCATTAGGAACCCAGAATAGGCAAATTGATATACCCAAGAACAGCAGTCACCACTTAAATTATTAGGAAAACTGCATGGTAGTATGCAAGCCACTAGCTGAGACTCTAATAATAAATGCTCCACCAATTACTTTGGAACTTAGCATGATAAAAATTCAAGAACAATACTGCCGGAGAATCAGAAAACTAGAGAAAGGAGGATACAAAAGTAAGCTCCTTGCCACAGGAAGAATCCAATTTTGGTGAACATAATACTGAACGTTTCTACTGCCCTTCATGAGCTTATCAAAAACACAAAACTGAAAGATCCAACCAAAGGAAAATGCATTCATGATCTGCTAGTTCTCTCATAAGTAGGAATATAAAATCACCAAATCGTTTCTGGATATCGAGAAAGCTATCAACGGAATCATATATACGAATCTAGAAAACAAGGTATAATAAAGAAAAATAAATTCCAAGGAAAATAGATAAACATCAGGAACTCATATATCTCTCATCAGATAAAATACCACAGAGAAAACAGCAGTTATGAGCGAAGGCACAGAGAAGCAGCTCTTTTATAGAAACTGAACAAGGGGTTCAAGAAAAAAGAAGAGAAAAGAAAAGAACAAGGGACTCAGAATAGTTATCCATCTTACTTTCACATGCGCAACAGCTTCGGACACTACATCAACATTGACTGCAGGGGAAGTTTCCAACTCGCACTCCATGTCACTATCATCATCCTACACAAGCAAGAGTTTGTTAAATCTGCAAGTAATGAACAGCTATCACAAGATAAGCACAAGACAAGTGATACTACTAATAACAGACCAAAGGTAGAGCATTGTCGTCCACGGGGAGAAGAGAGTCTCGATAAGCAAGATGCCGCCATAGCAACTGATAATCTCTAGCATTGGTGATTCCAGTACTAGTCTTCTTCAGCATCTCATTCCAGTCCATCTTGGGTTCAGCGTAATAGGCCATCTCTTGTAGCAACTTCAGTATCGTCATGGTGTCATATCTGTAAATAAAAGAGTGTTGGAAGCGGCGAATAACGAAAGTTAGAAGACAGAGAGAGAGACCTTTGCAAAAGAGTGGCCATGTCTTCTTCACTGATGAACTCTTTCCTCTTCCTATCAATCATTTTTGTTCGTGTTTGTAAACAGCAATCACATGAGTCGGAATTCAAATCAGAGGGCCAAATCTCTTATCGATTTCGGTGATGAAACCCTAAGCCTGGATTTGAGATTGAGAGACGACGGCGGAGAAAGAGCAAGCAATATTAGGGAAGGAGAGCGGTTGGATGACAGGAGAGAAGCGGATGCTCGAGACAAAGAGAGATATTGGTGGGTGGCGCGTGGGTTACACGCATACGGTTTGGGTATTTGTTCTGAGGAACGGTTACAGTTAATTAAAGTCTGAGAATCATTCTATGGAATTAGGTGATTCCGCTAAAATGAAAGTGGATTTATTTGGCAGTTACAAAGTGGAATCAAATAGAATGGTTTGAAATAAATTTTTTAAACTCTTAATTTTACTTAAGTAATGCTTATGAGTTTTGTGGCAACCAAGTGTGGCATTCAGATTAGGTAGAATCTTTTTTTCCACGGTCATTTTGCTCATGCTCCCATTTTTGTCACGCCACCCTTGCTTAATACCGTCAACGAGAAGTCGAATCAACATCGTCGTTTCTCGAACATTCCAAAATTCATATGCTTCTATCACCTTCTCTTGTTGTGAATCTTCTGTCAAATATGTGAATCTTCCGTCAAATTTTTAGTCAAATGACATTATATATTTATTATAGCTTATGAATATTCACTATATATTATTAATTATATAATATATATTTATAGAAATACTATTAGATAATTAATTGTTACATATCTTAACGTGGATGACTATTTGAGATATGGCCAAAAGATAAAAGAAATTCTCCAAAGACGTGTTAATACTGTTTGAGTTAGATCAATAGGTTTCTCTTTTTCATACAACTAATTCTAGTCAATACGTTTCCTTTTCCATACAACAAATATAGTCAAATGTATAATTTATCAAAGACGTGTTTTGAAACAGCTATACACTAAACGATAACAGTCAAGCTTACAACTAATTTTATAAACAAAGAAGTCTAGATATTTTGAAACGGAATAAACTTATAAATTTTACAGAAATTGAGAAAAAAATTGCAGTACTGAAAACAATAACTTACATGTTATCCATAGGGGCGATAATGTGATCGTACGGAGCAGTCAGACTTGAAAACAGTAAGATAGCTGCAAAATATAAACGTAAGTGAATGACAAAACGATACTGCTCGTGTCTGTTACAAAAAAGAAATCCTGCTCTCACGTCTGACTGTTTGTTACAAAAAAGATAGTTGCAGGGTGATTTTTCTTATGAGACAAGAATATGTTTCTTATGAGTTACCTTTGAAGAAATACTGCTCGTGTCTGTTACAAAAAAGAAATACTGCTCGTGATTAGAAGGTAGTTGCAGGGTGATTTTTCTTAAAAAGCTGCATGTTTGTTTGGTTGTGTTTTACGCTAGTTGTTGTAAACAATTTATATAGAGAAACTTGTTGAAATCTTTGAGATGAGAAAATGATACCATTTAAAAATAGATTTGATATTCAGAGAATCTAGGTAAACAAACTCTGTTTTGTTACCATCGTTTAAAGCTCAACCGTAATCTGTGGAGAATATTTTGAAAGAAACAGAAACTTGGTTCCTATCGGTTAAAGCTCAACGGCTTTGATTTTCCTTTGCTAGATTTTGTTGCTTGATCTCAGCAACCTCTTTGATTATTTCC
This sequence is a window from Brassica oleracea var. oleracea cultivar TO1000 chromosome C1, BOL, whole genome shotgun sequence. Protein-coding genes within it:
- the LOC106312153 gene encoding protein NETWORKED 2A-like — its product is MLQRAASNAYSWWWASHIRTKQSKWLEHNLQDMEEKVEYTLKIIDEDGDTFARRADMYYRKRPEIVSFVEEAFRSYRALAERYDHLSRELQSANRTIATAFPEHVQFPLEEDETEDYEGNPRKQPHLHLIPKGSNIPQVPEMPMKEFRSQSMMLSRKGPAGLKRTVSSALAKREAAVLSSGLSKEEGLEEIDNLQKGILALQTEKEFVRSSYEESYERYWDLENEVTEMQKRVCSLQDEFGLGAAIDDSDARTLMASTALSSCKDTLAKLEEKQKQSVEEAEIEKERITTAKERFYALRNKFEKPESDDHDKFIKTEAKVDVVQESRYESEREDSNENLTVVKLAEKIDDLVQKIVSLESNASSHTALVKTLRSETDGLHEHIRGLEEDKASLVSDSTDMKQRIAVLEKELSEVRKLFQKVEHQNKSLQKQFKEANWTADDLSGKLQDVKMDEDVEGAGIFQELPAVSGSEDYLKSISKETESESSVEDRKKHAIVVKDSEDTEGAQEERPETKDSFALSETASTYFGTEGEELVTEDEDEETPNWRQLLPDGMEDREKVLLDDYTSVLRDYRGVKRKLGEVEKKNREGFFELALQLRELKNAVAYKDVEIQSLRQKLGTLEKDSPHEVEENNQMEHDQGQHESVSISPTSNFSVSTTPHHQVGEVKRIPERTNSDEVRVKFADVDDSPRTKIPAVEDKVRADIDAVLEENLEFWLRFSTSVHQIQKFQTTVQDLKSELTKLKIESKQQQESSRSKHAAASEAKPIYRHLREIRTELQLWLENSAVLKDELQGRFASLANIQEEIGRVTAHSGGSKVSDSEISSYQAAKFHGEILNMKQENKRVSSELQSGLDRVRVLKTDVERILSKLEEDIGISSATEARTTPSKSSSSGKARIPLRSFLFGVKLKKQTKQKQASASLFSCVSPFPAPQQESS
- the LOC106312163 gene encoding cell wall protein AWA1 isoform X2 gives rise to the protein MIDRKRKEFISEEDMATLLQRYDTMTILKLLQEMAYYAEPKMDWNEMLKKTSTGITNARDYQLLWRHLAYRDSLLPVDDNALPLDDDSDMECELETSPAVNVDVVSEAVAHVKVIASSFVPSDLDIPEDSTFEAPLTINIPYGHRGPQEPSDSYWSSKGMNITFPISLQKAAEGHNGNGLASSVAARKKRKKWSAEEDEELIAAVKRHGEGSWVTISKEEFEGERTVSQLSQRWGFLRKRGDTSNSSTQSGLHRTEEQMAANRALSLAVGNRVPSKKAAVGIPPVRTSGTITGAQANGANNGNSLQGQQQSQPVVQATPRVATSIPTTKSRVPAKKTTANSTSRSALMVTASFPRPSAISSALNAEPVKNASPSATSFPRPSGISSALNAERVKAASAASFPRPSGISSAPNVVPVKTASAAILPRPLGVISASKAEPFKTAPVAFLPRPSGTISAPNAEAVKAASAVSLPGPSSIISASKAEPVKSVAAAGPSNVRNAVTGSPRHVLSSSPMAPFSKGPTIQNNPSPGFASSRLAPTQRVPAANVIPQKPNAGAGVTATCKPVGVQTQGNRANPMVTPTLQSNKAISTNSVITTAKPVAAKVETPSLLPKHTQVPQTEVGSGTEKS
- the LOC106312163 gene encoding cell wall protein AWA1 isoform X1, whose protein sequence is MIDRKRKEFISEEDMATLLQRYDTMTILKLLQEMAYYAEPKMDWNEMLKKTSTGITNARDYQLLWRHLAYRDSLLPVDDNALPLDDDSDMECELETSPAVNVDVVSEAVAHVKVIASSFVPSDLDIPEDSTFEAPLTINIPYGHRGPQEPSDSYWSSKGMNITFPISLQKAAEGHNGNGLASSVAARKKRKKWSAEEDEELIAAVKRHGEGSWVTISKEEFEGERTVSQLSQRWGFLRKRGDTSNSSTQSGLHRTEEQMAANRALSLAVGNRVPSKKAAVGIPPVRTSGTITGAQANGANNGNSLQGQQQSQPVVQATPRVATSIPTTKSRVPAKKTTANSTSRSALMVTANSVAAAACMSGLATTASVPKVEPVIKASPAAASFPRPSAISSALNAEPVKNASPSATSFPRPSGISSALNAERVKAASAASFPRPSGISSAPNVVPVKTASAAILPRPLGVISASKAEPFKTAPVAFLPRPSGTISAPNAEAVKAASAVSLPGPSSIISASKAEPVKSVAAAGPSNVRNAVTGSPRHVLSSSPMAPFSKGPTIQNNPSPGFASSRLAPTQRVPAANVIPQKPNAGAGVTATCKPVGVQTQGNRANPMVTPTLQSNKAISTNSVITTAKPVAAKVETPSLLPKHTQVPQTEVGSGTEKS